DNA from Thiohalobacter sp.:
GGCGGCCCGGTCGAGGGCGAGCAGGGCGTCACCGCGCAGGCTCAGCAATTCGCTCGCCAGGCCCTCTGGGTAGTCCTTCGGATCGAAATCATCGAGGACGGCCTGGTAGCGCTCCTGCATGATCAGGGCCGTGGCCAGCGGCACCGCGATCAGACTGGGGTCGGCACCCATGTCCGCGGCCTTGCGCAACTGCTTCTCGGCGCCCGCCGCATCGCCGGCACGCAGGTAGGCACGCCCCAGCAGCACCTGGCCCGGCAGATGCCCGGGGGACTCCAGCAGCAGGTTCTTGAGCTGGATGGTCGCGGTGGCGACATCCCCGCGCTCGAAGGCGCCGAGGGCCGACTCGTAGCGCTGTTGTGCCGCGTCCGCTCGCGCAACGGTCGGCAGCGCCGACAGCGAAAGCAGGCAGAGGATGATCGGAAAGGACGGCAGGCGCATGGGCAACGGGCGTTGGATCATGAATGTCCGCAGTATGCCACAGCGCCCGGTCCCCCCTTCAGTCCACCCCTCAATCCACATAGGACCCGTGCTGATGGATGGCTTCGCCATGGGGCCGGCCGAAGGCCAGCATCAGGCGCGAGGGGTGGCAGGCCTCGATATCGAGCGGTGTGGCCTTCGGCAGGAACAGCGCTTGAGCTTCAGCGAGCGGATGACCGTTGACCTCGGCCGCGCCCTGGACCAGATACACCAGGCCGCGGAAACCCGGCGGTGGTGAGTGGCGGTAATGCCCGCCGGAATCGAGCGCGAGGTCCAGGTACTCGACCGGGGTGTGCAGGCGCAGTGGCGACCCCGCGCCGACGATGGTGCGCAGCCGGCCATCTGTCAGCGCGCGGTCGGGCAGGGCGTCGGCGTCCACCTGCTGGTAGTCGGGCGGCAGCGACTTCAGCCGTTGCGGCAGGTTGATCCAGAGCTGGATGCCGCGGGCACCGCCGACCGGCATCTCCGAGTGGCGGATGCCGCGGCCGGCGGTGAAGCGCTGGGCGCCACCGGCATGCACCACCGAGCGGTTGCCGAGATTGTCGGCGTGTTCCATGCCGCCGTCGAACAGGTAGGTGATGGCCTCGAAGCCGCGGTGCGGGTGCTCGGGGAAGCCGGTGCCGGCCTCGATGGCGAAATGGTCCCAGAGCACGAAGGGGTCGTGGTGGCGACAGTGCACCACCGGGAACAGGCGCCGCACCACCACCCCGGCGCCCTCCATCGTCTCCACGGCGTCCTGCACGAGTTCGTGGTCCATGCCCCTGCCTCCGCTGCGCAATACGGACACTATAATTGGCTTTTGTTCCGGGGGACATCGGCATGGCGAACAGCGACAAGGCACCCTGCGCCTGCGGCAGCGGACGGGCCTACGCGGACTGCTGCGGTCCGGTGCATGCAGGAATCCCGGCGGACACGGCCGAGGCCCTGATGCGGGCCCGCTACAGTGCCTACGCCCGCGGTGACGCGGCCTTCCTCGCAGCAAGCTGGCATTCGCGCAACCGGCCGCCCGTGCTGGAACTCGCGCCCCCACAGCCCGAGTGGCTGGGGCTGGTCATACGCTGTCGTCGCGCCGGTGGCGCGGGCGATGCCGAAGGCGAGGTCGGCTTCGTCGCCCGCTACCGCTTCCAGGGCGAGACGGGCGAGATCGCCGAGCTGAGCCGCTTCGAGCGCGAGGGCGGTGCCTGGCGTTATCTGGACGGGGCGCCGCTGCCCGCGCGCAATGCCCCCTGCCCCTGCGGCAGCGGCCGCAAGTTCAAGCGCTGCTGCGATGCTCAGTAGTGCGGCGGGGGCGGTTCGGCGGCCGCCGCGCCGGTATCGGGGGGTGTGAGCTCGCGGACCTGGCGCTCCAGCCGTTGGAGGCGGTCGGTCAGGGCCTCGACGGCACGGGTCAGGTCGAGCTGGCCACGGGTCAGGGCATCCAGCGCCGCTTCCTGTTCCATGAGCCGGATCTCCAGGGCCTCCAGTCTTTCGGCAGTGTGCTCGGGGGTCATGTCGGTGCCTCGTTCGTTGCGGCTTGCAGTGTACCGGTTCCACTGGCCCTCGTGGGCGCGATGACGTAGGGTGCCGGAACCCATGTCGATTGCGGATGACGAGGTATGGAGGCTGGAGCGATGAAACCGAAGAACATGCAGGCAGGCGTGCGCGGCACCATTCTGGGACTGTCACTGGCACTGACGGTCGGCGGTGCAGCGGCCGAGGAAGAACCGGGGCTGGTTACTTTCCGTACCCTGTCCCCGGAACTGGCGCTGGAACTGGCGCAGGCCACCCTCGCGGCCTGCCGCGAAAGGGGCTTTCAGGTCGCGGTGGCGGTGACCGATCGCAGCGGCCTGTTGCAGGTGCTGCTGCGCGATCGCTACGCCGGGCCGCACACGGTTGAAGTGGCCACGCGCAAGGCCTGGACCGCTGTGAGCTTCCGCACCGATACCCTGACCATGATGGAAGAGACCCAGGCCGGCAAGCCCCAGTCGGGGGTGCGTTTCATCTCCCAGGCGATGATGGTCGGCGGGGGTCGCACTGTGGAGGTCGCCGGCTCCATGGTGGGCGGCATCGGAGTGTCCGGGGCGCCGGGCGGCGACCAGGACGATGTCTGTGCCGAGGCAGGGCTGGCGGCGATCGCCGACCGGCTGGCGTTTCTGTAGCGGCCGGTTGGCAGAGACTAGCTGGCGACCTTCTGGGCAACCAGTGCCAGGATCTGCTCGCTGTCATCGGTGGTGGCGAGGATCTCACGGACCCGGTTGAAGGCGTCCGCGGCCACCTCGGGATGCGAGGCATAGGTCGTCAGGCGCTCGTATTTCCAGCCCGCGGCGCGCATGACCTTGCGGCTGAATTCCATGCCCTTGACGCCGGTACCGCCGATCAGGATCAGGGCCGCCTCGATCTTCTGGTGCGGCAGGCGCTCGGTGGTGATCTTGGTGAAGTCTTCGGCTGCTACGGGTTCGAATTGTTCGGCCATGGGCGAGTCTCTTCGGGGTCTGCCTGGGTTGTTCCGGGCACGCCTGGCGCGCCGCGGCTTCAGGGTATGCTTCGGCCACCGCGGGGTCTTTCTTGAGTCCGCGCGGCCAACGGGCCGTACGATTCCCTGAAATCCATGCGGTTTCGGCTCACGGGCTGCAGCTACAATCGGGCCGGCCCACGGCATCTGGAGAAGAAGGCATGAAAATCAGCATCGTCAGCGGGAGCCACCGGGCGCCCTCGCAGAGCATGAAGGTGGCCCACTTCATCGAGGCGACACTCAAGGAAAAGGCGCTTGCCGATGAAACCTGGCTGCTCGACCTCGGCAACAACCCGCTGCCCCTGTGGGACAGCGGGGTCTGGGAAGGCGAGCCGCGCTGGAAGACCCTGCTCGACCCCATTCGGGCCGAGCTGGCGGCCAGCGACGGGCTGGTAGTGGTGTCCCCGGAGTGGCACGGCCAGGTGCCGGCCGGGCTGAAGAACCTGTTTCTGTTGCTCAGCCGCTTCGAGGTCGGGCACAAGCCGGCCCTGATCGTGACCGTATCCTCGGGCGACGGCGGCGCCTATCCGGTTGCCGAGCTGCGCATGAGCTCCTACAAGAACAACCGCCTGTGCTACATCCCCGAGCATGTGATCGTGCGCAACGTGGAGTCGGTGCTCAATGACGACCCGGCCGACAACAACCCCGACGCCGATACCTATTTCCGCAACCGCATCGCCTGGGCGCTGGGCATCCTGCGCGAGTATGCCCTGGCCCTGCGCCAGGTCCGCGCCTCGGGCGTGACCGAGCACGAGATGTTCAAGAACGGCATGTGAGGCGACGCACTGCAACGGCGTGACCCTGCGGTTCATTCCGCGAGGCGGGCAGCCTCCAGCGCCTCCATCAGTGCCAGGCAGCGTTCCTCGGCCTCGGCCAGCCGGCGTTCCAGCTCGCCGCGCGCCCGCAGCAGTGGCGTGAGTTCGGCGCCCGCGCCCTCGGCATAGAGCGCCGGGTCGGCCAGCCGGCGTTCCAGCGCGTCGCGTTCGTTTTCCAGTCGTTCCAGCTCGGCCTCGGCCTGTGCCAGTCGGCGGCGCAGCGGCGCCAGCCGCTGCCGGGCCTCGGCCTCGGCGCGGCGGCGGTCCCGGCGGTTGCCGGCCGAGTGCGGTGCCGCTGGCGCATGCGTCGCCGCCGTCTCCCTGCCCTGAGCCAGTCGCTGGCGATAGTCGTCGAGATCGCCGTCGAAGCGCGTGACGCGGCCATCCTCGACCAGCAGGAGGCGTTCGGTACAGGTGCGCAGCAGATGGCGGTCGTGGGAGACCAGCACCAGCGCGCCGCCGAAGTCGTTCAGCGCGAGCTCCAGCGCCAGCCGCATGTCCAGGTCGAGGTGATTGCTGGGCTCGTCGAGCAGCAGCAGGTTGGGGCGCTGCCACACCACCCGCGCCAGAGCCAGCCGGGCACGCTCGCCGCCGGAGAAGGGGGCCACCGGGTCCAGCGCGCGATCGCCGGAGAAACCGAAGCCGCCAAGGAAGTCGCGCAGCGCCTGTTCCGGCGCGCGCGGATCCAGCCGCTGCAGATGAGCGAGCGCGCTGGCCTCGCCGTCCAGCTGCTCGAGCTGGTGCTGGGCGAAGTAGCCGATGCGCAGGTCGGCCGCCGGCTGCCGGCGGCCCGCCAGCGGCGCCAGTTCCCCGGTGAGCAGGCGGATCAGCGTGGACTTGCCGGCGCCGTTGCGGCCGAGCAGGCCGATCCGGTCCTCGGGGCCGATGTCCAGATCGATGCCGCGCAGCACCGGCTCCCCGTCATAGCCGGCGGCCGCGCCGTCGAGCCGGATCAACGGGTTGGGCAACCGCTCGGGCCCGGGGAAGGAAAACCGGAACGGCGAATCCACGTGCGCCGGCGCAATCTCCTCCAGCCGTTCCAGCGCCTTCAGCCGGCTCTGCGCCTGCCGGGCCTTGCTGGCCTTGGCGCGAAAGCGGCGCACGAAGTTCTCGATGTGGGCGATCTCGCGCTGCTGGCGCTTGCGGGCCGCGGCCTGCCCGGCCAGCCAGGCCGCGCGCTGACGCTCGAACCCGGAATAGTTGCCGGTGTACAGGCGCAGGCCTTGCTGCTCGATGTGCAGAATCCGGTCCACCACCCGGTCGAGGAAGTCCCGGTCGTGGGAGATCAGCAGCAGCAGGCCGGGGTAACCGCGCAGCCACTCCTCCAGCCAGAGTACGGCATCCAGGTCCAGGTGGTTGGTGGGCTCGTCGAGCAACAGCAGGTCCGAGGGGCTCATCAGTGCCCGCGCCAGATTGAGCCGCATGCGCCAGCCTCCGGAGAAGCTGCTCACCGGTCGTTCATGGGTGTCGGGCGGAAAACCGAGCCCATGCAACAGCCGCCCTGCGCGCGCCGGCGCCTCGTAGCCGCCGATCCCGGCCATGCGGTCGTGCAACCGGGCCAGCGCCGGCCCGTCGCCCGCGACCTCGGCGGCATCCAGTTCCCGCCGCAGCGTGGCAAAGCGTGCATCGCCCTCGAGCACGAAGTCGCGGGCCGGCATGTCCAGCGCCGGCGTTTCCTGGGCGACATGGGCGATCACCCAGTCCGGCGGCAGCTCGATGCTGCCGGCATCGGCCGAGAGTTCACCAAGAATCAGCGAGAACAGGCTGGACTTGCCGCTGCCGTTGGCGCCGGTCAGGCCGGCGTGCTGCCCCGGGAACAGGGTGAGATCGGCATCGCGGATCAGCAGCCGGTCGCCGCGTCGCAGGCTGAGATGGTCGAAACGAAGCATGGGCAGGCACGTTGGGCGGAGGCGCAGACTCTACCGCAGTCACCGGGCTCCGCCAAAGGGGCAGGGAACCCGACCGGTCTCGTTTGCATTCCGGCCGGAAATCACAGAGTCTTTGCGCACCTGCACGCCGGCCCGGGTGAAGCGGTACTCAGGATCGTTCGCGTGCCCGAAGGCGACGGGCCGCCTGCGCCAGAATGACCCGCCGACGCACGTCATCGGCCCCGCCCCATTCGATGATCTCTTCGAGGGCGCGGCCACAGCCCAGGCATATGTCGTTCCGGTCCAGGCAGCAGTTGCGGACACAGGGCGAACGGGGTGCGGGTTCGGGTGCGGGCTCTGTCTTCATCGGGAGTGACTGCCGAATGGCGAACGATATTGTCCTTATAGACCAGCCCGACGCCCTTGCGAAGGCCTGCGCGCAGTTGCAGGATGCCGAGTGGCTGGCGCTGGACACCGAGTTCCTGCGCGAGCGCACCTACTACCCGCGCCTCTGCCTGGTGCAGATCGCGGTGCCCGGACACATCTTCTGCATCGATCCGCTCGCGGTTCCCGATCTCGGGCCGCTGTTCGAGCTGCTGTTCCGCGAGGACCTGCTGAAGGTGGTGCATTCCGGTCGCCAGGATTTCGAGATCTTCCATCACCTCGCCGGGCGGGTGCCGGCGCCGGTGTTCGATACCCAGCTCGCCGCGCCACTGCTCGGCTACGGCGATCAGATCGGTTACGGCAACCTGGTCCGCGAGCGGCTCGGCGTGCAGCTTGGCAAGGCGCATACCCGCACCGACTGGTCGCAGCGCCCGCTGTCCGGCGACCAGATCCGCTATGCCGCCGACGACGTCCGTTATCTGGCCGAGCTGTTTCCCGCCATGCGCCAGGCGCTGGCCGAGCGCGGTCGCCTGGACTGGCTGGCCGAAGACTTCGCGCGGCTGACCCACCCCGAGACCTACGCCAACCCGCCCGAATCGGCCTGGCGCCGCATCAAGGCCGCGCAGCGCATGAAGGGCGGCAGCCTCGCGGTGCTGCAGGCGCTGGCCGCCTGGCGCGAGAGCGAGGCGCAGCGCAGCGACCGTCCGCGCAAGTGGGTGCTAAGCGACGAGGTGATCGAGACCCTGGCGCGCATGAAGCCGCACAGCCGCAAGGAACTCAAGCGGGTGCGGGGACTCAACGACGCCCAGATCGAACGCCTTGGCGACACCCTGCTGGCCATCATCGGGGAAGCGCGCGAGCGTGCGCCCGAACCCCTGGACCGGGGCGAACGCCCGCGCCCGCTCACGACCGCCGAGGAGGCGCTGGTCGACGTGCTCACCGGCGTGGTGCGGCTGCTCGCGGCGCAGGCCGATCTGCACCCCTCGGTGCTGACCGGCCGCAAGGGCCTGGAGGCGCTGGTGCGCGGCGAGCGCGCGGGGCCGCTGTTCGAGGGCTGGCGCGCCCAGGCCGTGGGCAGGCCGTTGCTGGACATCCTGGAGGGACGACGCAGCCTTCAGGTCGGCCCGGAGGGGCTGGAACTGGGCTGATCCGGCCCGCCGCGAATTCACCCTCACCCGCAGTCGTCGCTGCCCTAAGCGATGCCGCATGAGCGTCCGCCGCGCGGCGTTCGGCAGGCACGAAGCGCGCCCTGGCGGCGTGTCCGCAAGCGCTCTGTCAAGTTCGCGGAAGGCCGGCCGATAGCCTGGCGGAGGCAGGAACACCTCACCGTCCAGCGCATCCCACAGGGAGGTATCGACATGCAGACCGAAAACGCGCCCGCACTCCAGGCACAGGCCACGCCGGCCCGGGATCAGGCAGCCGCTTCCCTGCGCCCGGCAGCCAACAACAGAACAGAGCCCGCAAACACCACCGGCTCGGGTGTTGTGTCCGATACAGTCAGCGTATCCGCATCAGGGCAAACACTGGCGCTGGGGGCCGCCGGGAGCATCGTCCGCCAACGCAGCACATCGGTGACGATAGAGACCCGGCAAGGCGACCGTATCCGTCTCGACATCCAGGCGCTCGCCCGTCTCGACACCGCAGCCGTCACGGCCACCGACGGGACACAGGGCCTGGCGCGCGCGGCCGTAGCGAGCCGGTCCGGGTTGTCCCTGCAGTTCAGCGTGGAGGGTACGCTGGATCGCAGGGAACTCAAGTCACTCGCCCGGGTTCTGCATTACGTCGAAGAGGCAGCCGAAGAATTCTACGAGGGAGATGCAGCCGAGGCGCTCAAGAAACTCGGAGGAATGAAGGTCGACCCGAACGTGCTGGCCGGGGTGTCCGTGGATTTCCAGCGCAGCGCCGCCGTTCGCTATGCCGAAATCCAGCGGCTGGCTGATGAACCCGCGTCCGCATTGCCCACGGATTCCCGACCGCCTGCCGCCTCGCAGACCGGGACCGCGGCCGTGTCCCGCCCGGCGCCGACCGGTTCCGACAGGCCGGCCAGCGCGATGCCTGCGCCCGAGACCTCGTCGGGTGTCTCCGGCCCCGGCCGCCTGTTCCCGGACCCCGCCGGTGGCTCGCAGCGAACCCCGATCGTGCCGTCCCAGGCCAGCCCGGTTGCCCGTCTTGCAACAGCCGTCCGCAGCAGTCTGGACCTCGGCACCGAAAGTGGACTGTTCCAGTCCCCCGAAACCGGCGTGAAGGATCTGTTCCGTGCCGTGTTCGACCTGGTCGCCGGGCTCCGAGGAGACGACGAAGGCGAGGACGAGAAAGGGCTTCCAGCCCTACTGGACAGCCTGCTCGAAATCCTGACCAGTGCGGGCGGGGCCGAGGCGCGTGATGCCGAGGACCATGGCATGGCCGCTGCCCCTGAATCCGAAGAGGGTGACGCGGTGACGGTCGACTCCGAGCATGATGCGGACGACGTGGTCGCGTCCCCGGCTACAGCGGCGACATCTGACACGCGCCCGGACAGGGATGCCGTATCGTTCACCCCGTCCGCCGCATGACCAAGACCCGCCTTGGCGCAATATGCGGGCTGACGGCGGCTGCACCAGGCCGCCATTCCCCAATATCCCGTACCCATGAGGCAACATGGGCTCCGGGCGCTCTCAGCTCCGAATGCCGACGCCGCGATTGAGCAGATTCACCGCAAAGGCGAACAGTACCGCGATGAAGGCCAGGGTGATGGCGAAGGAAACGCCCAGGCCGATATCGCTGACGCCCAGCATGCCGTAGCGGAAGCTGTTGATCATGTACAGGATGGGATTGGCCAGCGAGGCCTTCTGCCAGAACTCCGGCAGCATGTCGATGGAATAGAAGATACCGCCGAGGTAGGTCAGTGGGGTCAGCACGAAGGTCGGGATCAGCGAGATGTCGTCGAAGCTGCGGGCATAGATGCCGTTGATGAAACCGCCGATGGAAAACAGGATGGCGGTAAGCAGCACCATGGCCAGGGCGATGCCCAGGTCGTGCACGCGCAGGTCCGCGAACACCGAGGCAGTGAGGGTCACGGCCAGGCCGACGGTCAGGCCGCGGGCCACGCCGCCGGCCACGTAGCCGCTGAGAATGAGCGCGTTGGGTATGGGCGAGACCAGCATTTCCTCGATGTGGTGCTGGAACTTGGCGCCATAGAAGGACGACACCACGTTGGCATAGGCGTTGGTGATCACCGACATCATGATGAGGCCCGGCACGATGTAGTCCACATAAGGATAGCCCGCCATGTCGCCGATCTGCGAGCCGATAAGATTGCCGAAAATGATGAAGTAGAGTGCCGTGGTCACCACTGGCGGCAGGATGGTCTGTATCCAGATGCGTGAGAATCGCAGCACCTCGCGGATGACAATGGTCTGGAATGCGATGCGCTTTTCCCGGAAGGTCATGCCGTGGTCCTGCAGCAGTCGTTGTCGACTTCAACCAGGTTCATGAACAGCTGTTCGAGGCGGTTGGTCTTGTTGCGCATGCTCAGCACCTCGATGCCGTGCGCGCTCAGCTCCTCGAACAGGTGGTTGATGCTGCGGTCGCGCGATATGTCGGCCTCGATGGTCAGCTTGTCGATCAGGCGCAGGCGGTAGTCGCGGATGTCCGGCAGTTGCCGGATCGGGTCGCGCAGGTCCAGCACGAAGGTTTCCGTTTGCAGCTTGGCCAGCAGATTTTTCATGCTGGTGTGCTCGATGATCCGGCCCTCGTTGATGATGGCGATGTCACGGCACAGGCTTTCCGCTTCCTCAAGGTAGTGGGTGGTGAGGATGATGGTCGTGCCCTGGGCATTGATGCGGCGCAGGTAGGCCCACATGGAGCGCCGGATCTCGATGTCCACGCCGGCGGTCGGTTCATCGAGGATGAGCAGGCGAGGCTGGTGCACCAGGGCGCGCGCGATCATCAGCCGCCGCTTCATGCCGCCGGAGAGATTGCGGGCCATGACGTGGCGCTTCTCCCACAGTCCGAGTTCACGCAGATAGCACTCCGCGCGTTCGAATGCCAGCCGCCTCGGAATGCCGTAATAGCCGGCCTGGTTGACCAGGATCTCCACCACCGGCTCGAACACGTTGAAATTGAACTCCTGCGGCACCAGCCCGATGCAGCTCTTGGCCGCCGCAAGGTCAGTGTCGATGTCGTGGCCGAACACCTGCACCCGCCCGCGGGACTTGTTGACCAGCGAACAGATGATGCCGATGGCTGTAGACTTGCCGGCGCCATTGGGGCCAAGCAGGGCGAAGAAGTCGCCTTCCGCGACCTCCAGGTCGATGCCGCGCAACGCCACATGCCCGTTGGCATAGGTCTTGTGCAGGTCCTGGATGGCAAGCGCGGCGATCATGTCGGTTCCGTGAATGGCGAGCGGCGATTCTAGCATGGCCGGATACCGCCGACGGGGCCGGCAATCCCCCGTGATTTCCGGGCGTTCGGCTGTTCAGCCGCCATTCAGCGAGCGCGGTTCAGACTGGCACCACCCTGAAGAAGAAATCACGGAGGTGTGTCATGAATCGCAACAGCGTTCGAGCACTGACCCTGGCGGCCTGCCTGGGTGCGCTGCCCGGCCCGGCGCCGGCCGACCCCGGCGAGCGGGCGGTGTTCTATGACGAGGCGCGCGTGGTGCGGGTGGAGCCGCTGGTGCGCGTGGTCCGGGTGGCCGAACCGCGCGAGACCTGCCGGGAGGCGCGGGTGCCGGTGCACGAGGCCGGCTACCGCTCGGCTACCCCCATGATCCTGGGCGGTATCCTCGGCGGCGTGATCGGAAACCAGATGGGCAAGGGGCACGGCAAGGACGTGGCCACCGTTGCCGGCGTGATACTGGGCGGCTCCATCGGCCGGGATATCGAGCGTGATCGCCGCACCGACCGCGTGGTGGGCGAGGAGGTGGTGGCGCGCTGCACCACCGAAACCGCCTGGCGCGAAGAGGAGCGTATCGAGGGCTACCGGGTGACCTATCGCTATCGCGGCGAGCTGTTCACCACGCGCATGGATCATGATCCGGGTTCGCGCCTGCGCATGCGAGTGGTCGCCGAGCCGGCGGCGGACTGAGCCGGACGCTGTCGCCGCCCGCGCCGGACTGCTAGCATCTCTGCCATGCCGCTGCTTCGACTGCTGCCACTGCTGATCCTGCTGCCTGCCCTCGCCGGGCCGGCCCAGGCGCGCCCGGACCCGGAGCGCTGGCACCCGCGTGGCCCGGGTCACGGCCTGCGCGAGGCGCCCCCGCCGCCCGGCCGCGGCCTCGGCGGCGTGGTCCGCGACCTGGAGCATCGCAGTGGCGGCCGGGTGCTGGCCGCCGAGCCGGTGGAGACGGGCGATGGCCTGCGCTACCGCGTCAAGCTGCTGACCCCGGATGGCCGGGTGCGGGTGATCTGGGTGGATGGCCACTGATGCGGGTGCTGGTGGTCGAGGACGAGGCGCCGCTGCGCGAGCAGTTGGCGGAGCGGCTCCGGGCCGCCGGCCATGTGGTCGACATCGCCGCCGACGGCGAGGAGGGGCTGTACTTCGCGCGTGAATATCCCGTCGACCTGGCCGTGGTCGACCTCGGTCTGCCCGGGCTGGACGGCATTTCCCTCATCCGCCAGGCCCGTGCCGAGGGCCGGCGCTTTCCCATCCTGATCCTCACCGCCCGCGGCCGCTGGCAGGACAAGGTCGAGGGCCTGGAGGCCGGGGCCGACGACTACCTGGTCAAGCCCTTCGAGTTCGAGGAGCTGCTGGCCCGGCTGCGGGCGCTGGCGCGGCGGGCGGCGGGCTGGAGCCGTTCGGAACTGGTCTGCGGCCCGGTCAGAGTGGACACCGCGGCCCAGCAGGTAACCCTGGACGGCCAGCCGGTGGAGCTGACGGCCTTCGAATACCGCCTGCTCGAATACCTGATACTGCA
Protein-coding regions in this window:
- a CDS encoding pirin family protein — protein: MDHELVQDAVETMEGAGVVVRRLFPVVHCRHHDPFVLWDHFAIEAGTGFPEHPHRGFEAITYLFDGGMEHADNLGNRSVVHAGGAQRFTAGRGIRHSEMPVGGARGIQLWINLPQRLKSLPPDYQQVDADALPDRALTDGRLRTIVGAGSPLRLHTPVEYLDLALDSGGHYRHSPPPGFRGLVYLVQGAAEVNGHPLAEAQALFLPKATPLDIEACHPSRLMLAFGRPHGEAIHQHGSYVD
- a CDS encoding YchJ family protein; amino-acid sequence: MANSDKAPCACGSGRAYADCCGPVHAGIPADTAEALMRARYSAYARGDAAFLAASWHSRNRPPVLELAPPQPEWLGLVIRCRRAGGAGDAEGEVGFVARYRFQGETGEIAELSRFEREGGAWRYLDGAPLPARNAPCPCGSGRKFKRCCDAQ
- a CDS encoding SlyX family protein, with protein sequence MTPEHTAERLEALEIRLMEQEAALDALTRGQLDLTRAVEALTDRLQRLERQVRELTPPDTGAAAAEPPPPHY
- a CDS encoding GlcG/HbpS family heme-binding protein; its protein translation is MKPKNMQAGVRGTILGLSLALTVGGAAAEEEPGLVTFRTLSPELALELAQATLAACRERGFQVAVAVTDRSGLLQVLLRDRYAGPHTVEVATRKAWTAVSFRTDTLTMMEETQAGKPQSGVRFISQAMMVGGGRTVEVAGSMVGGIGVSGAPGGDQDDVCAEAGLAAIADRLAFL
- a CDS encoding NADPH-dependent FMN reductase encodes the protein MKISIVSGSHRAPSQSMKVAHFIEATLKEKALADETWLLDLGNNPLPLWDSGVWEGEPRWKTLLDPIRAELAASDGLVVVSPEWHGQVPAGLKNLFLLLSRFEVGHKPALIVTVSSGDGGAYPVAELRMSSYKNNRLCYIPEHVIVRNVESVLNDDPADNNPDADTYFRNRIAWALGILREYALALRQVRASGVTEHEMFKNGM
- a CDS encoding ATP-binding cassette domain-containing protein; its protein translation is MLRFDHLSLRRGDRLLIRDADLTLFPGQHAGLTGANGSGKSSLFSLILGELSADAGSIELPPDWVIAHVAQETPALDMPARDFVLEGDARFATLRRELDAAEVAGDGPALARLHDRMAGIGGYEAPARAGRLLHGLGFPPDTHERPVSSFSGGWRMRLNLARALMSPSDLLLLDEPTNHLDLDAVLWLEEWLRGYPGLLLLISHDRDFLDRVVDRILHIEQQGLRLYTGNYSGFERQRAAWLAGQAAARKRQQREIAHIENFVRRFRAKASKARQAQSRLKALERLEEIAPAHVDSPFRFSFPGPERLPNPLIRLDGAAAGYDGEPVLRGIDLDIGPEDRIGLLGRNGAGKSTLIRLLTGELAPLAGRRQPAADLRIGYFAQHQLEQLDGEASALAHLQRLDPRAPEQALRDFLGGFGFSGDRALDPVAPFSGGERARLALARVVWQRPNLLLLDEPSNHLDLDMRLALELALNDFGGALVLVSHDRHLLRTCTERLLLVEDGRVTRFDGDLDDYRQRLAQGRETAATHAPAAPHSAGNRRDRRRAEAEARQRLAPLRRRLAQAEAELERLENERDALERRLADPALYAEGAGAELTPLLRARGELERRLAEAEERCLALMEALEAARLAE
- a CDS encoding DUF1289 domain-containing protein, with translation MKTEPAPEPAPRSPCVRNCCLDRNDICLGCGRALEEIIEWGGADDVRRRVILAQAARRLRARERS
- the rnd gene encoding ribonuclease D translates to MANDIVLIDQPDALAKACAQLQDAEWLALDTEFLRERTYYPRLCLVQIAVPGHIFCIDPLAVPDLGPLFELLFREDLLKVVHSGRQDFEIFHHLAGRVPAPVFDTQLAAPLLGYGDQIGYGNLVRERLGVQLGKAHTRTDWSQRPLSGDQIRYAADDVRYLAELFPAMRQALAERGRLDWLAEDFARLTHPETYANPPESAWRRIKAAQRMKGGSLAVLQALAAWRESEAQRSDRPRKWVLSDEVIETLARMKPHSRKELKRVRGLNDAQIERLGDTLLAIIGEARERAPEPLDRGERPRPLTTAEEALVDVLTGVVRLLAAQADLHPSVLTGRKGLEALVRGERAGPLFEGWRAQAVGRPLLDILEGRRSLQVGPEGLELG
- a CDS encoding ABC transporter permease — encoded protein: MTFREKRIAFQTIVIREVLRFSRIWIQTILPPVVTTALYFIIFGNLIGSQIGDMAGYPYVDYIVPGLIMMSVITNAYANVVSSFYGAKFQHHIEEMLVSPIPNALILSGYVAGGVARGLTVGLAVTLTASVFADLRVHDLGIALAMVLLTAILFSIGGFINGIYARSFDDISLIPTFVLTPLTYLGGIFYSIDMLPEFWQKASLANPILYMINSFRYGMLGVSDIGLGVSFAITLAFIAVLFAFAVNLLNRGVGIRS
- a CDS encoding ABC transporter ATP-binding protein; this encodes MIAALAIQDLHKTYANGHVALRGIDLEVAEGDFFALLGPNGAGKSTAIGIICSLVNKSRGRVQVFGHDIDTDLAAAKSCIGLVPQEFNFNVFEPVVEILVNQAGYYGIPRRLAFERAECYLRELGLWEKRHVMARNLSGGMKRRLMIARALVHQPRLLILDEPTAGVDIEIRRSMWAYLRRINAQGTTIILTTHYLEEAESLCRDIAIINEGRIIEHTSMKNLLAKLQTETFVLDLRDPIRQLPDIRDYRLRLIDKLTIEADISRDRSINHLFEELSAHGIEVLSMRNKTNRLEQLFMNLVEVDNDCCRTTA
- a CDS encoding glycine zipper 2TM domain-containing protein, with protein sequence MNRNSVRALTLAACLGALPGPAPADPGERAVFYDEARVVRVEPLVRVVRVAEPRETCREARVPVHEAGYRSATPMILGGILGGVIGNQMGKGHGKDVATVAGVILGGSIGRDIERDRRTDRVVGEEVVARCTTETAWREEERIEGYRVTYRYRGELFTTRMDHDPGSRLRMRVVAEPAAD
- a CDS encoding PepSY domain-containing protein, giving the protein MPLLRLLPLLILLPALAGPAQARPDPERWHPRGPGHGLREAPPPPGRGLGGVVRDLEHRSGGRVLAAEPVETGDGLRYRVKLLTPDGRVRVIWVDGH
- a CDS encoding response regulator transcription factor gives rise to the protein MRVLVVEDEAPLREQLAERLRAAGHVVDIAADGEEGLYFAREYPVDLAVVDLGLPGLDGISLIRQARAEGRRFPILILTARGRWQDKVEGLEAGADDYLVKPFEFEELLARLRALARRAAGWSRSELVCGPVRVDTAAQQVTLDGQPVELTAFEYRLLEYLILHAGEVISKTRLTEHLYEEDQDRDSNVIEVFVGRLRRKLDPDNRLRPIETVRGRGYRFVLERSEG